The following proteins are encoded in a genomic region of Nomascus leucogenys isolate Asia chromosome 17, Asia_NLE_v1, whole genome shotgun sequence:
- the NPTX2 gene encoding neuronal pentraxin-2 has translation MLALLAASVALAVAAGAQDSPAPGSRFVCTALPPEAVHAGCPLPAMPIQGGALSPEEELRAAVLQLRETVVQQKETLGAQREAIRELTGKLARCEGLAGGKARGAGATGKDTMGDLPRDPGHVVEQLSRSLQTLKDRLESLEHQLRANVSNAGLPGDFREVLQRRLGELERQLLRKVAELEDEKSLLHNETSAHRQKTESTLNALLQRVTELERGNSAFKSPDAFKVSLPLRTNYLYGKIKKTLPELYAFTICLWLRSSASPGIGTPFSYAVPGQANEIVLIEWGNNPIELLINDKVAQLPLFVSDGKWHHICVTWTTRDGMWEAFQDGEKLGTGENLAPWHPIKPGGVLILGQEQDTVGGRFDATQAFVGELSQFNIWDRVLRAQEIVNIANCSTNMPGNIIPWVDNNVDVFGGASKWPVETCEERLLDL, from the exons ATGCTGGCGCTGCTGGCCGCCAGCGTGGCGCTCGCCGTGGCCGCCGGGGCCCAGGACAGCCCGGCGCCCGGTAGCCGCTTCGTGTGCACGGCACTGCCCCCGGAGGCGGTGCACGCCGGCTGCCCGCTGCCCGCGATGCCCATACAGGGCGGCGCGCTGAGTCCCGAGGAGGAGCTGCGGGCCGCGGTGCTGCAGCTGCGCGAGACCGTCGTGCAGCAGAAGGAGACGCTGGGCGCTCAGCGCGAGGCCATCCGCGAGCTCACGGGCAAGCTAGCGCGCTGCGAGGGGCTGGCGGGCGGCAAGGCGCGCGGCGCGGGGGCCACGGGCAAGGACACCATGGGCGACCTGCCGCGGGACCCCGGCCACGTCGTGGAGCAGCTCAGCCGCTCGCTGCAGACCCTCAAGGACCGCCTGGAGAGCCTCGAG CACCAACTCAGAGCAAACGTGTCCAATGCTGGGCTGCCCGGCGACTTCCGCGAGGTGCTCCAGCGGCGGCTGGGGGAGCTGGAGAGGCAGCTTCTGCGCaaggtggcagagctggaggaCGAGAAGTCCCTGCTGCACAATGAGACCTCGGCTCACCGGCAGAAGACTGAGAGCACCCTGAACGCGCTGCTGCAGAGGGTCACCGAGCTGGAGCGAG gcaACAGCGCCTTTAAGTCACCAGATGCGTTCAAGGTGTCCCTCCCGCTCCGCACAAATTACCTATACGGCAAGATCAAGAAGACGCTGCCCGAGCTGTACGCCTTCACCATCTGCCTGTGGCTGCGGTCCAGCGCCTCGCCCGGCATTGGCACCCCCTTCTCCTATGCGGTGCCGGGGCAGGCCAACGAGATCGTGCTGATCGAGTGGGGCAACAACCCCATTGAGCTGCTCATCAACGACAAG GTTGCGCAGCTGCCCCTGTTTGTCAGTGATGGCAAGTGGCACCACATCTGTGTCACCTGGACGACACGGGATGGCATGTGGGAGGCATTCCAGGACGGAGAGAAGCTGGGCACTGGGGAGAACCTGGCCCCCTGGCACCCCATCAAGCCCGGGGGTGTGCTGATCCTTGGGCAAGAGCAG GACACCGTGGGGGGTAGGTTTGATGCCACTCAGGCGTTTGTCGGGGAGCTCAGCCAGTTCAACATATGGGACCGTGTCCTTCGCGCACAAGAAATTGTCAACATCGCCAACTGCTCCACAAACATGCCGGGCAACATCATCCCGTGGGTGGACAATAACGTCGATGTGTTCGGAGGGGCCTCCAAGTGGCCCGTGGAGACGTGCGAGGAGCGTCTCCTTGACTTGTAG